The genomic window TTTTCTCGACCCCCCATTCAACCTTGGGAAGGATTACGGGGAGAGCGGGAAGGCGGGCGATAGCCTTGGGGATGCTGACTACCACACGTACATGACCAATGTGCTGCGAGAGGCAACTAGGATACTAAAGCCCGGCGGTGCGCTCTACCTATATCACATCCCCAAATGGGCGTTGCGCTTCGCCTGCGAACTGGGTGAATCGCTGGAATTTCGCCACTGGATAGCTATCGCGATGAAGAACGGATATATGCGTGGGAAGGGTCTGTACCCTGCGCATTACGCACTGCTATACTTTACGAAGGGGCCACCGTCTGTGGCGAACCGGCCGAAGATCCAGCCCGCCACTTGCCCCCATTGCGACGAGTACGTGAAGGATTATGGCGGATATACTGCGAAAGTGGCCAACGGAGTAAATCTTTCAGATTTTTGGGATGATCTTAGCCCCGTGCGTCATTCTAAGTACAAGAACAGGGGCGCGAACGAACTGCCGTTGCTGCTCGCGAAGCGAGTACTAGAGATCAGCGGGCATAGAGGCGGTGTGATGCTCGACCCATTCGCAGGTACAGGTACATCAATCATCGCGGCCCGACTTAAGAAAATGAAGTATATTGCAATAGATCGCGAGCTTGCGAATTGTCAGTTGATGGCGACTCGAATCAAGAATGTGACTGCCCCTCGGCGAAGCAAGCACACCAACGAAGTC from Longimicrobium sp. includes these protein-coding regions:
- a CDS encoding site-specific DNA-methyltransferase codes for the protein MTTSIGIAAERKMKVNQWWTRAPEGLVNTSRAGDIVRGDALTALQGLLDCCIDVVFLDPPFNLGKDYGESGKAGDSLGDADYHTYMTNVLREATRILKPGGALYLYHIPKWALRFACELGESLEFRHWIAIAMKNGYMRGKGLYPAHYALLYFTKGPPSVANRPKIQPATCPHCDEYVKDYGGYTAKVANGVNLSDFWDDLSPVRHSKYKNRGANELPLLLAKRVLEISGHRGGVMLDPFAGTGTSIIAARLKKMKYIAIDRELANCQLMATRIKNVTAPRRSKHTNEV